Proteins co-encoded in one Brassica oleracea var. oleracea cultivar TO1000 chromosome C4, BOL, whole genome shotgun sequence genomic window:
- the LOC106340063 gene encoding cytochrome b-c1 complex subunit 9-like: MANQKGALEGFYRLIMRRNSVYVSFIIAGAFFGERAVDYGVHKLWESKNVGKRYEDISVLGQRPVEE; encoded by the exons ATGGCAAACCAGAAAGGCGCTCTCGAGGGATTCTACAGACTCATCATGCGCCGTAACTCCGTCTACGTCTCCTTCATCATCGCCGGCGCTTTCTTCGGCGAAAGG GCTGTGGATTACGGTGTTCATAAGCTCTGGGAAAGCAAGAATGTTGGG AAACGGTATGAAGACATATCTGTGTTGGGTCAAAGGCCAGTTGAAGAGTGA